AGGCTCAAGATTGGGCCAACATCTTGCTGCGCATGTACCTGCGATGGGCGGATAAACGCGGTTTCGACGCGACCATCATGGAGTTGTCTGCCGGTGAAGTCGCTGGAATCAAAGGCGCGACCCTGCACATCAAAGGTGAGTACGTGTTCGGTTGGTTGCGCACCGAGATTGGCGTGCACCGTCTGGTGCGCAAGAGTCCGTTCGACTCCGGCAACCGTCGTCATACCTCATTCTCCGCGGTGTTTGTTTCCCCGGAAATCGATGACAACATTGAGATCGACATCAACCCGTCGGACCTGCGGATCGATACTTATCGTTCGTCCGGTGCCGGTGGTCAGCACGTTAACACCACTGACTCTGCGGTACGGATTACTCACGTGCCGACCAACACCGTGGTCAGCTGTCAGAATGAACGTTCCCAGCATTCCAACAAAGACACCGCGATGAAAATGTTGCGAGCGCGTTTGTACGAGCAGGAAGTGCAGAAGCGCAACGCCGCTTCGCAGGCCCTTGAGGACACCAAGTCGGACATTGGCTGGGGTCATCAGATTCGTTCATACGTGCTCGATCAGTCGCGGATCAAGGATTTGCGCACCAACATCGAACGCAGCGACTGCAACAACGTACTCGACGGCGACATCGACGAATACCTTGAGGCCAGCCTCAAGCAAGGACTGTAGTCAGATGTGCACACTTCGTTTCAAGACGCAGCGGCGCTGATCAGGCATTGATCAATAGCCCCGATTCAAGTCCCTCGTCTCTGGCGAGGGCACCGAACCTGTGATGGAAATCCAAGACATGAGCGACCAACAACTCGACCCGCAAGACCTGCAACAGGAAGAAAACAGCCTGATCGCCCTGCGCAAGGAAAAACTTGCCGTCGAGCGCGCCAAAGGCCATGCCTTCCCCAACGACTTCCGCCGCGACAGCTACTGCAATGACTTGCAGAAGCAGTATGCCGACAAGACCAAGGAAGAGCTGTTGGCTGCAGCGATTCCGGTCAAGGTTGCGGGTCGTCTCATGCTTAACCGTGGCTCGTTCATGGTGATTCAGGACATGACCGGTCGCATCCAGGTCTACGTCAACCGCAAGACTCTGTCAGAAGACACCTTGGCCTCGGTCAAGACCTGGGACTTGGGCGATATTATTGCTGCTGAAGGCACCTTGGCCCGTTCCGGCAAAGGCGACCTGTACGTTGAAATGACCAACGTGCGTTTGCTGACCAAGTCACTGCGCCCGCTGCCGGATAAGCACCACGGCCTGACCGATACCGAAACCCGTTACCGCCAGCGCTATGTTGATTTGATCGTCAACGAAGAAGTCCGCGACACTTTCCGCACTCGTTCACAAGTCATCGCGCACATTCGTGCCTTCTTCATGAAGCGTGATTTCCTTGAAGTGGAAACACCCATGTTGCAAACCATTCCCGGCGGGGCTGCGGCCAAACCGTTCGAGACTCATCACAACGCCCTGGACCTGGACATGTTCCTGCGTATCGCACCGGAGCTGTTCCTCAAGCGCTTGGTCGTTGGTGGTTTCGAGCGAGTGTTTGAGATCAACCGCAACTTCCGCAACGAAGGCGTTTCGACTCGGCATAACCCTGAGTTCACCATGCTTGAGTTCTATCAGGCATACGCCGATTACGAAGACAACATGGACCTCACTGAAGAGCTGTTCCGTGAGCTGGCGCAATTGGTCTTGAACAGTACTGATGTGCCTTATCAAGGCAAAGTATTCCACTTTGGCGAGCCGTTTCAGCGCATCTCGGTGTTCGCATCGATCCTCAAGTACAACCCGGACATCACCGCGGCCGACCTTGAAGACATTGACAAGGCCCGCGCTATCGCCAAGAAGGCCGGTGCTGCGGTTAAAGGCTTTGAAGGTCTGGGCAAGCTGCAAACCATGATTTTCGAAGAGCTGGTCGAGCATCAACTCGAACAGCCGACGTTTATCACTGAGTATCCGTTCGAAGTGTCGCCGCTGGCACGTCGCAACAACACCAACCCTAACGTCACCGACCGTTTCGAATTGTTCATCGGCGGTCGTGAAA
The nucleotide sequence above comes from Pseudomonas sp. AB6. Encoded proteins:
- the prfB gene encoding peptide chain release factor 2 (programmed frameshift); this encodes MEINPILNSIKDLSERSETIRGYLDYDQKHERLTEVNRELEDPAVWNNPEYAQNLGRERSLLAQIVDTLDEMSSGLNDAKDLLLMSAEEEDQAAVDDVAAEVERLRESLEKLEFRRMFSGEMDANNAYLDIQAGSGGTEAQDWANILLRMYLRWADKRGFDATIMELSAGEVAGIKGATLHIKGEYVFGWLRTEIGVHRLVRKSPFDSGNRRHTSFSAVFVSPEIDDNIEIDINPSDLRIDTYRSSGAGGQHVNTTDSAVRITHVPTNTVVSCQNERSQHSNKDTAMKMLRARLYEQEVQKRNAASQALEDTKSDIGWGHQIRSYVLDQSRIKDLRTNIERSDCNNVLDGDIDEYLEASLKQGL
- the lysS gene encoding lysine--tRNA ligase, translating into MSDQQLDPQDLQQEENSLIALRKEKLAVERAKGHAFPNDFRRDSYCNDLQKQYADKTKEELLAAAIPVKVAGRLMLNRGSFMVIQDMTGRIQVYVNRKTLSEDTLASVKTWDLGDIIAAEGTLARSGKGDLYVEMTNVRLLTKSLRPLPDKHHGLTDTETRYRQRYVDLIVNEEVRDTFRTRSQVIAHIRAFFMKRDFLEVETPMLQTIPGGAAAKPFETHHNALDLDMFLRIAPELFLKRLVVGGFERVFEINRNFRNEGVSTRHNPEFTMLEFYQAYADYEDNMDLTEELFRELAQLVLNSTDVPYQGKVFHFGEPFQRISVFASILKYNPDITAADLEDIDKARAIAKKAGAAVKGFEGLGKLQTMIFEELVEHQLEQPTFITEYPFEVSPLARRNNTNPNVTDRFELFIGGREIANAYSELNDAEDQAERFQAQVRDKDSGDDEAMHYDADFVRALEYGMPPTAGEGIGIDRLVMLLTDAPSIRDVILFPHMRPQA